Proteins encoded together in one Rossellomorea sp. y25 window:
- a CDS encoding M42 family metallopeptidase — MNTYPDTKKTLQLIKELVEIPSPSGNTNKIMNFVEEYLSDLNVEMKRNRKGALIITLPGEDTERHRMLTAHVDALGAMVKEIKSDGRLRLSMIGGFRWNAVEGEYCQIETSSGRTYTGTILMHQTSVHVYKNAGEAKRDETNIEVRIDEKVGNAKEVRELGIEVGDFVSFDPRAEITESGFIKSRHLDDKASVGMLLCLIRQIKSEGIALPYTTHFLISNNEEIGYGGNSNIPDETVEYLAVDMGAIGDGQSTDEYTVSICAKDSSGPYHYELRKHLVSLAEENGIEYKVDIYPYYGSDASAAIRAGFDIVHGLIGAGIDASHAYERTHESSILNTEKLLWQYVQSKMVEE; from the coding sequence ATGAATACATATCCAGATACGAAGAAAACTCTTCAATTAATTAAGGAGCTTGTAGAAATTCCAAGTCCTTCAGGAAACACGAATAAAATTATGAATTTTGTTGAGGAATATCTTTCAGACCTAAATGTAGAAATGAAAAGAAACCGAAAAGGTGCACTGATCATTACGCTACCTGGCGAAGACACAGAAAGACATCGCATGCTGACGGCACATGTGGACGCTCTTGGCGCCATGGTCAAGGAAATCAAGAGTGATGGACGTTTGCGTTTATCCATGATTGGTGGATTCAGATGGAATGCAGTCGAAGGGGAGTATTGTCAGATTGAAACCTCTTCAGGCAGAACCTACACTGGAACCATCCTTATGCATCAAACATCCGTTCACGTATACAAAAATGCAGGTGAAGCAAAACGGGATGAAACGAATATAGAAGTTCGTATTGATGAAAAGGTCGGAAATGCCAAGGAAGTAAGAGAGCTTGGTATAGAAGTGGGGGACTTTGTTTCTTTCGATCCTCGTGCTGAAATTACAGAAAGCGGGTTTATTAAATCTCGCCATTTAGATGATAAGGCGAGTGTGGGTATGCTTCTCTGCTTGATTCGCCAAATCAAATCAGAAGGAATCGCTCTTCCTTATACGACCCACTTCTTAATATCCAATAATGAAGAAATAGGATACGGCGGGAATTCTAATATTCCTGACGAAACCGTTGAATATCTGGCAGTGGATATGGGAGCAATCGGTGATGGTCAATCAACGGATGAATACACCGTATCTATTTGTGCAAAGGACTCAAGTGGACCCTATCATTACGAATTGCGTAAACACTTAGTCTCATTAGCTGAAGAAAACGGGATCGAATATAAAGTCGATATTTATCCTTACTATGGTTCCGATGCATCAGCCGCGATCCGTGCAGGCTTTGACATCGTTCATGGACTGATCGGTGCGGGGATCGATGCTTCTCATGCATATGAGCGAACGCATGAATCCTCGATTCTCAATACGGAAAAATTACTTTGGCAATATGTTCAATCAAAGATGGTTGAGGAGTAA
- a CDS encoding peptide MFS transporter: MNSSTLDNLPQGKKHPKGLYLLFFTELWERYSYYGMRALLVLYLTTAFVSGGLGVDPAKALSIYGIYTGSVYFTPIFGGWMTDRYIGLRRAITIGGITMACGDFLIFLTHSQTGLYAGLALLVIGNGFFKPNISTLVGELYPRNDKRKDAAFTIFYMGINLGALFAPLIAGFLAEDLFLKTLADGTMHYGFKWAFLASSIGMVTGQIIFSTLNNKYLGNVGLRPNKALAEEANENQNVPLSMKEKQRTRAILILACFVVFFWAGFEQAGSSFTLYTKNFIDREVFGYTIPVAWFQSVNPLFIVILAPILSSVWLKLSRSNRGDLNMTTKMGIGMILLGLGFMILIPAVMQTGSDEQNITMKANLLFIVFTYLLHTLGELFLSPVGLSLVSKVAPVKIASLLMGVWMAAIGVASLLAGQLASLTATLGYLEIFAVIGATAIILGLVLLAISKKLVLMMREENQT; the protein is encoded by the coding sequence GTGAACTCATCAACACTGGACAATTTACCTCAAGGTAAGAAACATCCGAAAGGGTTATATCTCTTGTTCTTCACAGAATTATGGGAACGGTACAGTTACTATGGCATGAGGGCTCTTCTCGTCCTCTATCTAACAACTGCATTTGTAAGCGGGGGATTGGGTGTGGATCCTGCCAAGGCATTATCCATCTATGGAATTTATACCGGAAGTGTATATTTCACACCAATATTCGGAGGGTGGATGACAGACCGCTATATAGGATTGAGAAGAGCGATTACCATTGGGGGCATCACAATGGCATGCGGGGATTTTTTAATCTTCCTTACCCACTCCCAAACTGGGCTATATGCAGGATTAGCCCTTCTAGTAATCGGAAATGGATTCTTCAAACCGAATATCTCAACCCTGGTTGGTGAGCTCTATCCACGAAATGATAAACGAAAGGATGCAGCATTTACGATCTTTTATATGGGAATTAATCTGGGAGCATTATTCGCACCGCTTATTGCAGGGTTTCTCGCAGAGGATTTATTTCTCAAAACACTTGCGGATGGTACGATGCACTATGGATTTAAATGGGCTTTCCTTGCATCCTCCATCGGAATGGTTACTGGACAAATCATCTTTAGCACATTAAATAATAAGTATCTTGGAAACGTTGGATTAAGGCCCAATAAAGCACTGGCAGAAGAAGCGAACGAGAACCAGAATGTTCCTCTGTCGATGAAAGAAAAGCAGCGGACAAGAGCCATTCTAATCCTAGCCTGCTTTGTCGTTTTCTTCTGGGCTGGCTTTGAACAGGCAGGAAGCTCGTTCACTCTGTATACGAAAAATTTCATCGATCGAGAAGTGTTCGGCTATACTATTCCTGTCGCCTGGTTCCAATCTGTTAACCCCTTGTTCATTGTGATTCTGGCACCGATTCTTTCAAGTGTCTGGTTAAAGCTTTCAAGGTCAAATAGAGGCGACCTGAACATGACGACAAAAATGGGAATCGGAATGATTCTCCTCGGACTCGGATTTATGATCCTCATTCCCGCAGTCATGCAAACGGGTTCGGATGAACAGAATATTACCATGAAGGCAAACTTACTGTTTATCGTCTTTACTTACCTTCTGCACACCCTTGGAGAACTCTTTTTATCGCCTGTCGGTTTGTCGCTCGTCAGTAAAGTAGCACCTGTTAAAATCGCATCCTTGCTGATGGGGGTTTGGATGGCTGCCATAGGGGTGGCGAGTCTTCTGGCCGGACAGTTAGCCTCCCTGACAGCCACACTGGGATATTTGGAAATCTTCGCTGTCATCGGTGCCACCGCCATTATCCTGGGCTTAGTCTTACTTGCCATTTCGAAAAAGCTTGTATTGATGATGA
- a CDS encoding UDP-N-acetylmuramoyl-L-alanyl-D-glutamate--2,6-diaminopimelate ligase: protein MITYNLLDSIKLKTIYGELPSEINEIHVDSRKVTEGSLFVCIRGYTVDGHDYAQMAVEKGATLIVAEKQLDIDLNHAALVVVKDSFKALAQLSNKYYDYPSQKLTVFGITGTNGKTTVSNLIHSILKKDSRSSALSGTIGFNLDGELLPSENTTCDNLTNQQMLQRAINRDIQNFTLEVSSHGLALGRLWGIDFDVVAFTNLSHDHLDYHGTMEHYGYAKGLLFSQLGQDLQDPKYVVLNADDEWYERYSYMTPHEVISYGLEGHADFKAEDVEYYNDLTKFTLASPEGNFKVEMKLLGKFNVYNVLTAMACLYARGMEVSRLVEIVRDLPPVSGRMEKVEMDAPLSVYIDYAHTPDAIENAIQSVLPFKENKIIFLVGTGGNRDKTKRPTMAEKASLADYVILTTDDPRYEEYDSILKDLEKGMQHDQYALIGDRAEAVKHAVEVSEPGDIIIFAGKGHEDYQIIENTKYPHSDKDIAIEESKLKYGITE from the coding sequence ATGATTACATATAACCTGTTAGACAGCATTAAATTAAAAACCATTTACGGTGAATTGCCTTCAGAAATAAACGAAATTCATGTCGATTCCAGAAAAGTGACAGAAGGAAGCTTGTTTGTATGTATAAGAGGCTACACAGTGGATGGACATGATTATGCACAGATGGCCGTTGAAAAAGGAGCCACCCTGATTGTTGCAGAAAAACAATTAGATATTGATTTAAATCATGCGGCATTAGTCGTAGTTAAAGACTCATTCAAAGCCTTGGCTCAATTATCCAATAAGTATTATGATTACCCTTCACAAAAGTTAACGGTTTTCGGTATAACCGGTACAAACGGGAAGACCACAGTGAGTAACCTGATCCATTCCATCCTGAAAAAAGACAGCCGGAGCTCCGCATTATCCGGCACAATCGGCTTTAATCTAGATGGAGAACTGCTACCGAGTGAAAACACAACCTGTGACAACTTAACGAACCAGCAGATGCTTCAAAGAGCAATCAATCGCGATATCCAGAATTTCACCCTTGAAGTATCCTCACACGGACTCGCGTTGGGGAGATTATGGGGTATCGACTTTGATGTGGTGGCTTTCACCAATTTAAGTCATGACCATTTGGATTATCATGGGACGATGGAACATTATGGATATGCGAAAGGGTTATTGTTCTCACAATTAGGTCAAGACTTACAAGATCCAAAGTACGTTGTTCTTAATGCAGATGACGAATGGTATGAGCGCTACAGCTATATGACTCCTCATGAAGTGATCAGCTATGGGCTAGAAGGGCACGCTGACTTTAAGGCAGAAGATGTAGAGTATTATAATGATTTAACGAAGTTCACGCTGGCTTCTCCTGAAGGAAACTTTAAGGTGGAAATGAAGCTATTAGGAAAGTTCAATGTATACAATGTCCTTACAGCTATGGCTTGTCTGTATGCGAGGGGGATGGAAGTATCCAGACTGGTGGAAATTGTTCGCGACCTTCCACCTGTAAGTGGGAGAATGGAGAAGGTTGAAATGGATGCCCCCCTCTCCGTTTACATTGATTATGCACATACACCGGATGCAATCGAAAACGCCATTCAATCAGTCCTGCCGTTCAAGGAAAACAAAATCATTTTCCTCGTCGGAACAGGAGGAAATCGTGATAAGACAAAACGTCCTACCATGGCAGAAAAAGCATCACTTGCAGACTATGTCATCTTAACGACAGATGACCCGCGATATGAAGAGTACGATAGCATACTAAAAGATCTTGAAAAAGGAATGCAGCATGACCAGTACGCTTTAATCGGGGATCGTGCCGAAGCGGTTAAGCATGCAGTGGAGGTTAGTGAACCGGGGGATATTATCATCTTTGCCGGTAAGGGTCATGAGGATTATCAAATCATCGAAAATACGAAATATCCTCATAGTGACAAGGATATTGCGATAGAAGAAAGCAAGTTGAAGTACGGTATAACTGAATAA